The Synechococcus sp. MVIR-18-1 region CACCGGACGCGCACCAATGCGGCATCCACCGGGGAGGGGCACCCGTGCGTGGCCCATACGGGCGAGGAGCGGGCCAATCGCAAAAAAGCTGGCGCGCAGGCCATTCACTAATTCGTATGGAGGCTCTGCTCCTGTCATCTGATCGGCATGGAGGCGCACCACCTCGCCGCTGCGTTGAACCTTGACGCCCAAGGAAGACAGGATTTCTGTCATCCCGCCAATATCCGTGAGGGGGGGGACGTTGCGGAGGGTGAGAGGGTCTTCGGTCAGAAGGGAGGCCGTCATCAGCACGAGCGCTGAATTTTTCGCGCCACTCACGCGGAGCTCTCCGCTCAACTTCTCTCCACCATCAATCTCGAGGTGCGGCTTGAGAATGTCTTGAGACGCAAGAGCCGCTACCGTCATGCCCGTGGTTACTTAATTCAGGACCATATTGACCATCAAGGATGAGACCGTCTAGACGGCCGGCGCTCAAACTGGTTCTGTTGGGTTCAGATCGTGTCTGACACTCCAAAGCTGATGTCGTATGGTCATCAGGTCACGTTTGTGACGCCAGCGGTTGTGGCGGAATTGGTAGACGCGCATGTTTCAGGTACATGTGTCTTCGGACGTGGGAGTTCAAGTCTCCCTAACCGCATTAACGTGACTGGGTCAGGACTCCCAACTCCTTCATGATTGTGCTCAAGATCTCCAACTCATCGGAGGTAGTGGCTTCCAAAGTTGGCAAGTTTCTCGAATTTTTGACACCGGATTCAATTGATCAATCCACGGTGGAAGATCAAGTGATTAAAAAGTTGATTGAGAACTTGGCGGCTGAAGGCATCAAAGGTGAAATCGCTGCAGTTCAAGGCATTGATCTCGAAGGTCAGGATCTCAAGCTTCACGACGGCATGAAGGTGCGTAAGCACACGAGCTTTTGATTCGGTGTCGTTGGCAGATCAGTCAGACGAGCTGATCACCAGTCGTCGTAATCCTCTTGTGCGACGACTGCGTTCGTTGTCATCCCGTGCAGGCCGAGACGAGCATGGTGTTGTTCTTCTGGAAGGAACACATCAACTTCAAGAACTCCAGCACCGTGTTTGGCAAGAATCAGTTGCCTTTGATGTTGTTGCAACTCCTGCTTGGTTGCAGGCGCATGCTGGCTTGATTCGCTCATTGCCTGGCTCCGTGCGTGTGCAGAGGATGAGTGCTGAAGCGTTGCAAGCCGGATTAACAACGGTTCAGCCCGATGGTGTTGCCTGCTTGCTGCCGTTGTCTTGCTTGCCTACAGCGGTTCCGGCTCCCGACTTTGTTCTGGCGCTGGATCGCATTCAGGATCCAGGCAACCTTGGTACCTTGCTTCGCACCGCTCGGGCCGCTGACATTCAGCAGGTTTGGTGCGCATCCGGTGCTGATCCGTTGGCGCCAAAGGTGGTGCGATCGTCGGCTGGAGCGATCTTGAACCTGCCGGTCGAGCGCTTTGGTCCTGATCCAGCGGAAGGGGTTGTTCAACTCGCAGAACGACTCAGGCAAGCCCGCGAGGCTGGGCTTCAAATTGTGGCCACGTTGGTGCCAGATGCAGCGGCAGATTTGAGCATTCAGCCCTACTGGGAGCTGGACTGGACCCTGCCCACGGTGCTCCTGCTTGGGAATGAAGGAGCCGGTCTAGACCCGTTGTTGCAGGCCTGCTGCTCCCATGGTGTGACCCTTCCGCATAGCTCTGCTGTGGAATCTCTGAATGTGGCTGCTGCTGCGGTCCCTCTGCTTTTGGAGAGGCGACGGGCGAGAATGACGTCTTCAACGCAGAAGATCGGGTGAGCGACGCCAGTTTCGACTTCGATGTGATTGTCATTGGCGCCGGATATGGCGGCTTTGATGCAGCCAAACATGCAGCCGATCATGGCCTCAAGGTGGCCGTCCTTGAATCCCGCGACATGGGAGGCACCTGCGTTAATCGTGGCTGTGTCCCCTCCAAAGCCTTATTGGCTGCCAGTGGCCGCGTGCGCGAGCTGGCTGATGCAGAGCATCTCGCGGGGTTTGGAATTCATGCGGCCCCAGTGCGTTTTGAGCGCAAGAAGATTGCTGATCACGCCAATCAACTGGTGGCCACGATTCGGGCCAATCTCACCAAAACCTTGGAGCGGGCAGGGGTCACCATCCTTCGTGGTCAAGGTCGGCTTGAGGGGCCTCAACGCGTTGGGGTGCGTGAGCTCAGCGGAGTGGACCGGGTCTTAACCGCACGGGATGTGATCTTGGCCACGGGCTCTGATCCCTTTGTTCCCCCGGGCATCGAAACCGATGGGCGCAGTGTGTTCACCAGTGATGAGGCGGTTAATTTGGAATGGCTGCCGCGTTGGATTGCCATTATCGGCAGCGGTTATATCGGCCTGG contains the following coding sequences:
- a CDS encoding RNA methyltransferase — its product is MSLADQSDELITSRRNPLVRRLRSLSSRAGRDEHGVVLLEGTHQLQELQHRVWQESVAFDVVATPAWLQAHAGLIRSLPGSVRVQRMSAEALQAGLTTVQPDGVACLLPLSCLPTAVPAPDFVLALDRIQDPGNLGTLLRTARAADIQQVWCASGADPLAPKVVRSSAGAILNLPVERFGPDPAEGVVQLAERLRQAREAGLQIVATLVPDAAADLSIQPYWELDWTLPTVLLLGNEGAGLDPLLQACCSHGVTLPHSSAVESLNVAAAAVPLLLERRRARMTSSTQKIG